TGAAGTTGAAAACCAGTCGGCCGTCCTTGAACACGAAGCTACCACATCACGGATCGGCGAGGACCAGATATTCTATTGCAACCAGAGGGGAATCGACACGGAAACCGCTGTGGGACTTATAATAAACGGATATGCCCGTGAGGTGCTTAACAAACTCCCTATGGAATTTGCCGTGGAAGCCCAGAAGCTACTGGCTATATCATTGGAGGGAAGCGTGGGTTAGCCTGCTGTCAATCGTAAATCGTAAATCGTAAATCGCTAAATCGTAAATAGACAGATATGTTACAGATAAATAATCTTCACGTCAGTATCGACGGAAAAGAAATATTAAAAGGTATTGATCTCGAAGTTAAGGCTGGTGAAGTTCATGCCATCATGGGGCCGAACGGCTCCGGCAAAAGCACGCTTGCATCGGCTCTCGCCGGCAGGGAATTATATGAAGTCACTGAAGGTTCGGTTACATATTTCGGTCAAGACCTTCTTGAATTGAGTCCCGAAGACCGCGCCCGTAAAGGCCTTTTTCTAGGTTTCCAGTATCCTGTTGAAATTCCGGGAGTATCCATTGTGAACTTTATGAAGACCGCCATTAACGAACACCGCAAGTTCAGGGGAATGGAACCAATATCCGCGGCCGACTTTCTAAAACACATGCGTGAAAAGAAAGATCTGGTCGGCATTACCGCAAACATGACAAACCGTTCGGTGAACGAAGGATTTTCAGGTGGTGAAAAGAAAAAGAATGAGATTTTCCAGATGGCCATGCTGGAACCCACCCTTGCAATCCTGGATGAAACTGATTCAGGCCTTGATATTGATGCACTTAAAATTGTAGCAAACGGGGTGAATAAATTGCGAAGGCCCGATAACGCTACTATAGTGATCACCCATTACCAGCGCCTCCTTGATTACATCATTCCCGATTATGTTCATGTGCTTTACAAGGGAAAAATCGTGAAATCGAGTGGTAAGGAACTTGCCCTCGAACTCGAGGAAAAAGGCTATGACTGGCTTAAAGTTGAAAACGAATAAAGAAAGGCCGTAAATGAATGATATTACATCTTCGGTTGGTTTGACAGGCGATTTGCTCAGCCTGTTCAGGCAAAGTACCGGAATTCTTGAAACAAGATCAGGAGAGATACTCAATTTGCACAGGGAGCAAGCCTTTCATGATTTTGACAGGCTTGGTGTGCCCACTACAAAAAATGAGAATTACAAATATACGCCTCTAGAGAAATATTTTGCCGGCAAATACGATGTAGAACTTGAAGTTAATCCATTCAAAGTGGATGTGAAGGATATCTTCAGGTGCGATGTGCCCGATCTGAACACCCATGTGATCCTTGTACTGAACGGTTTCTTTTACTCTACTGACAGGCAGGGTAATCTTCCTGACGGAATGATTGTAACCGGGCTTAATGAAGCGTCGTTGAAATTTCCGGCCCTGTTTGAAAAACACTACTCAAAATATGCGGACACTTCACTTGACGGCCTGGTGGCTTTAAACACACTTTTCGCACACGACGGGGTTTTTGTCTACATCCCTAAAAACACCGTTCTTGAGAAACCCTTGCAGATCATCAACCTGAGCTATTCCGACAAAAATCTAAGGCTTACCCGGAGAAATCTCATTGTTGCCGAGGATAATTCATCGGCTAACATTGTGGTTTGCGACCATACATTAAGCAACCAGAGCTTTCTGACAAATTCTCTCACTGAGATTTTTATCGGAAATAATACAGGTATCAGCTACGACTGGCTGCAGAATGAAAACGGGCAATCGACTCACATAAACAATATTTTTATCCATCAGCTGGCCAACAGCCGGTTTGGTAGCAGCATTGTTTCGCTGCACGGTGGTCTTATCCGGAATAACTTTTATGCCGTGCTGAATGGTGAGAATTCAGAAACCAGTCTGAACGGATTATTCCTGTGTGATGACAAGCAGCATGTCGCCAATTATGTGCTGATGGACCACGCAAAGCCTCATGGAACTTCCAACCAGCTTTTCAAAGGCATTCTCGATGATGACGCAACCGGTTCCTTCAATGGAAAAATCCTTGTAAGGCCTGATGCACAGAAAATACAGGCCTATCAGAAAAATAACAATATCCTGCTGTCATCCACGGCTCGAATGAATACAAAGCCCCATCTCGAAATTTATGCCGATGATGTAAAATGCAGTCATGGCGCCACAGTAGGGCAGATGGACAATGAAGCGCTGTTTTACCTTAGATCAAGGGGTATCGGTGAAAGCGAAGCCCGCCACCTACTCATGTATGCCTTCGCAAATGAAATTGTAAGCAAGATTTCACTTCCTGTTCTGAAAGAAAGGATTATAGAGCTTGTCGACAAACGGCTGAGGGGTGAACTTTCAAGATGCAACGATTGTGAACTTCGTTGCGGTTAATAATACACGATCATGAGTTTCAATGTACAGGACGTCCGTAATGATTTTCCGCTCTTAAGCCGTACTATTTACGACAAACCGCTGGTATACTTCGACAATGGGGCAACCACCCAAAAGCCCCGTAGGGTGATCGACTGTATCAACAGTTATCACACCTATAAAAACAGCAGCATTCACAGGGGCGTTCATTACCTGAGCGAACT
The window above is part of the Bacteroidales bacterium genome. Proteins encoded here:
- the sufC gene encoding Fe-S cluster assembly ATPase SufC is translated as MLQINNLHVSIDGKEILKGIDLEVKAGEVHAIMGPNGSGKSTLASALAGRELYEVTEGSVTYFGQDLLELSPEDRARKGLFLGFQYPVEIPGVSIVNFMKTAINEHRKFRGMEPISAADFLKHMREKKDLVGITANMTNRSVNEGFSGGEKKKNEIFQMAMLEPTLAILDETDSGLDIDALKIVANGVNKLRRPDNATIVITHYQRLLDYIIPDYVHVLYKGKIVKSSGKELALELEEKGYDWLKVENE
- the sufD gene encoding Fe-S cluster assembly protein SufD, translating into MNDITSSVGLTGDLLSLFRQSTGILETRSGEILNLHREQAFHDFDRLGVPTTKNENYKYTPLEKYFAGKYDVELEVNPFKVDVKDIFRCDVPDLNTHVILVLNGFFYSTDRQGNLPDGMIVTGLNEASLKFPALFEKHYSKYADTSLDGLVALNTLFAHDGVFVYIPKNTVLEKPLQIINLSYSDKNLRLTRRNLIVAEDNSSANIVVCDHTLSNQSFLTNSLTEIFIGNNTGISYDWLQNENGQSTHINNIFIHQLANSRFGSSIVSLHGGLIRNNFYAVLNGENSETSLNGLFLCDDKQHVANYVLMDHAKPHGTSNQLFKGILDDDATGSFNGKILVRPDAQKIQAYQKNNNILLSSTARMNTKPHLEIYADDVKCSHGATVGQMDNEALFYLRSRGIGESEARHLLMYAFANEIVSKISLPVLKERIIELVDKRLRGELSRCNDCELRCG